Proteins encoded by one window of Pecten maximus chromosome 15, xPecMax1.1, whole genome shotgun sequence:
- the LOC117343603 gene encoding probable zinc transporter protein DDB_G0269332 has translation MIPDHLTMESSQAPSYMETVQVTSSTTSSIHVAWEVNHDTSSHVEGFRVHYQKVASTYVQYGPMLSASIGQYSIQNLVADTYYKVCLVMYRNDTQPIRECVDASTTNWHIPVSIGSSIGAILALSMIVLVVLVSRCPSVVKWRGKQYKKSQKYDSMSSHYHDDHFEFSDTATHGHEDEFVSEFDPCNEYSFENAHNNSHSKEHRSTDKMCNGNRNHVSSISHSQATKYMGARPKVYIPSHYPHHSYHGHQTNSSLAHSIERQQSLDLGQREDLNHNHHHSSGVHHHHHHHHHHNSGAHHHHSSGVTLTSPVQSYGPAELESNSAYIRPDEGPEEIVYSEARASSPPNAILQSATDYEMKEIKKSCSQENCVAAGIIDHQEEHTL, from the coding sequence ATGATTCCAGACCATTTAACAATGGAATCCAGTCAGGCCCCATCGTACATGGAAACTGTTCAAGTGACATCATCGACTACTTCTAGCATCCACGTGGCATGGGAGGTCAACCATGACACAAGCTCTCATGTGGAAGGATTCCGCGTCCACTATCAGAAAGTGGCCAGCACCTACGTACAGTATGGGCCAATGCTTTCAGCATCTATTGGACAATACAGTATTCAGAATCTTGTGGCAGACACCTACTACAAAGTGTGTCTTGTGATGTACCGTAATGACACTCAGCCCATTCGCGAGTGTGTGGATGCATCCACAACTAACTGGCATATCCCGGTGTCCATCGGCAGCAGTATCGGTGCCATCCTAGCTCTGTCTATGATCGTTCTTGTGGTCCTTGTGTCTAGATGTCCATCAGTGGTCAAGTGGCGTGGTAAACAGTACAAAAAATCACAGAAATATGACAGCATGTCATCACATTACCATGACGACCATTTTGAATTTAGTGACACAGCAACACACGGACACGAGGATGAATTTGTGTCGGAGTTTGATCCGTGTAATGAATATTCCTTTGAAAATGCTCATAACAACTCTCATTCAAAGGAACATCGAAGCACAGATAAAATGTGTAACGGGAACAGAAATCATGTTTCCAGTATATCTCACTCCCAGGCCACCAAATACATGGGGGCCCGGCCCAAGGTCTACATCCCCAGTCACTACCCACACCATTCCTACCATGGGCACCAAACCAACTCCAGCCTTGCACATTCCATCGAACGTCAGCAGAGCCTTGACCTGGGTCAAAGGGAAGACCTCAATCATAACCACCATCACAGCTCTGGAGTgcatcaccaccaccatcaccaccaccaccataaTTCCGGAGCACACCATCATCACAGCTCCGGAGTGACGCTCACAAGTCCGGTGCAATCCTATGGGCCCGCTGAACTGGAGTCTAATTCGGCGTATATTCGCCCAGATGAAGGTCCTGAGGAGATTGTGTACAGTGAGGCCCGTGCCTCCAGCCCACCTAATGCAATACTGCAAAGCGCAACAGACTATGAAATGAAAGAGATCAAAAAGTCGTGTTCTCAAGAAAACTGTGTGGCCGCAGGGATCATAGATCACCA